In Salirhabdus salicampi, the sequence GGGTAAATAAGTGGCATCATCGATTAAGAAAGGTAAAATGGGCAACAAAAAAAAGAAGGAATTTCTATATTCAACTTTATCGTTCTGTTTTTTTACGGCTGCCGAAAAAAGAAAACATCGTTGTGTTTGAAAGTTTTCTCGGGAAAAATTACTCAGATAGCCCGAAGTATATTTATGAACAGATGTTAAAGCAACGGACGAACTATACATTTATTTGGATTTTTAATGAGCCAGGTAAATCACTGCCCGGTAACCCGAAACAAGTGAAGCGGTTTAGTTTATTCTATTATTACTATTTAGCGCGAGCGAAGTATTGGGTATTTAACGCCCGGAGTCCTGTGCATTTGAATAAACCGAAAGGGACTGTCTTTTTGCAAACATGGCATGGTACACCATTAAAGCGACTGGCGTTAGATATGGAAGAAGTTCACATGCCGGGGACAAATACACGAAAGTATAAACGGAACTTTGTAAAAGAAACGAGGAAGTGGGATTACTTAATTTCGCCAAATGAATATTCCACAAATATCTTTCGACGTGCGTTCCAATTTGAACATGAAATGTTAGAGTATGGCTATCCACGAAATGACGTTTTATACGGAAAGGATAAAGAACAACGTATCAATCAATTAAAAGAATCGTTGCACATTCCCCAACATAAGAAAGTTATTCTGTATGCGCCGACTTGGCGAGATGACGAGTATTATGAAAAAGGAAAATATAAATTCACATTAAAGCTGGATTTACAGCACCTGCAAGAGAAACTAGGTGATGACTATGTCATTTTACTACGGATGCACTATTTAATTGCTCAAGATTTAGATCTTACGAGCGTTCAAGAGTTTGCCTACGACGTATCTTCCTATGAAGATATCGGTGAATTATATTTAATCTCTGACGTACTCATTACCGACTATTCTTCCGTGTTTTTTGATTATGCGAACTTAAAACGTCCCATTTTGTTTTACACTTATGATCTAGATAAATATAAAGACCAATTACGTGGCTTTTATATCGATATGGAGACAGAAGTGCCCGGCCCACTACTGAAAACGACGGAAGAAGTAGTAGACGCGCTCGTGAACATAGACAGCATTGAACAGCAATATGCGGATAAGTACCAGTCCTTTTATGAAACGTTTTGTTCATGGGATAATGGGGAAGCATCCCGTTGCGTTGTCGAAAAAGTGTTTCCATTAAAACCGTAATCTTTTACACTTATAATAGATTGAAGTGCAGACTTAACCTTCAAGGAGCTGCACTTCGTTTTATGTTTAGGTCCTTATGGAGGTTTCGTCATGATAAAAGAAAAAGTAAAAACAGTACTATTTCGTATATTTAAACTGATGTTTCACTTTATTAGTAAATTCCCCGCAAAGCGGAAGCTTGTAATCTTTGAAAGTTTTCACGGTAAGCAATTCAGTGACAGTCCAAGGGCAATTTATGAATACATGTTAGAACATGACCTGCCTTATCACATGTATTGGAGTGTCGATCGGCGGTATGCCCATTTATTTGAAGAAAGAAACATTCCACATATAAAACGCTTTTCATGGAAATGGCTCCTTCTCTTTCCCCGGGCTGAATTTTGGGTGACGAATAGCCGGCTTCCATTATGGTTTCCAAAACCGAAGGGTACAACATATGTACAAACATGGCATGGCACCCCTTTAAAGAAGCTGGGTGTCGATATTGACGAAGTACATATGCCGGGAACGAGCACCGCAAAGTATCGGGAGAACTTTGTGAAAGAAGCGAATAAGTGGGATTACTTAGTATCTCCCAATGCCTACTCAACAGCGATCTTTCAACGTGCGTTTCAGTTCCAGCATGAAGTGATTGAGTCAGGTTATCCTCGAAATGATGATTTATATAACAATAATCATCCTTCTCATATTCAATCGTTAAAGAGGAAGCTAGGTATCCCTGGGGAGAAAAAGGTGATTCTTTACGCCCCAACTTGGCGGGATAACCAGTTTTACGGAAAAGGGAGATATAAATTTGACCTAAAACTCGATTTGGATGCACTCCGAAATGAACTAGGAGACGAATACGTCGTCATTTTACGCATGCATTACTTAGTGGCCGAGAATCTAGACTTAACAGGCTATGAAGGTTTCGTATACGAATGTTCCAAATATGAAGATATTCGGGACTTATATTTAATTTCCGATGTGCTGATTACAGATTACTCATCTGTCTTCTTTGATTTTGCAAATGTAAAGAGACCGATTTTGTTCTTTGTTTATGACATCGATGAGTACCGGGACAAACTGCGAGGCTTTTATTTTGACCTTGAGGCCGAAGCACCCGGATTGCTTACGAAGGATACCGGCGAGATCATTACCGAAATCAAACGCCTGCAGTCCGCAAACTTTCAGCTTGATAGACAGTTTGAAGCATTTTATGACCGCTTTTGTTATTTAGAGGATGGAAAAGCTTCAGAACGGGTTGTGAACCGAGTGTTTCTATCGTAATGAATCTTACAGTTGTTTGTTTTTTATCGTATTTCCTAGTATAATTTTTCCGAAGACGACATGGTGACTTTTAGGAAGGAAACGAACTTTATATGAAATCCGCAATTACGGTTATAAAAGAACAATTTAAACACTTTTATCTCATTCGTAGATTGTCATTATATGAATTAAAAAGTTCTAACAATAATAATTACTTAGGTATGGCGTGGGAGATTATCAATCCCCTCATTCAAGTGATGATTTATTGGTTTGTATTTGGATACGGTATCAGACAGCGAGAGGCAATCGAAGTCGCCGACGGGATGGCTGTTCCATTTCTACAGTGGATGCTTGCGGGAATCATTATATGGTTCTTCTTTTATCAATCTACGATTCAAGCATCGAAATCAATCTATACCCGATTACGAATGCTATCAAAAATGAATTTTCCGATGAGTGTAATTCCGAATTACGTCATCTTCTCACAGTTTTATATTCATATCGTGATGGCACTTATCACCATCATCATTTTTCAGTTTTCTGGATATCCGATTAACGTTTACTATATACAGCTTATATACTTTTTGTTTGCTACCTTTGCTTTTATTTATGCTTTAGCGTTAATTACATCGACATTATCGACAATCGTACGTGATGTGCATATGTTTTTAAATGCGACATTGCGGATGCTCTTATACTTATCACCGATTTTATGGACGTTAACAGTGTTACCAAGTTCCATTCAAACGATCATGAAGCTAAACCCACTATACTATTTAATTGAAGGGTATCGCTCCGGTTTATTAGGTTTAGGTTGGTATTTCGTTGAACATTGGCAATACACCTTATATTTCTGGGGCCTGACGTTATTGTTGTTTTTCGTTGGTGCCAGCCTACACGTAAAATTCAGACGGCACTTTATTGACTTTCTTTGATGGAAGGGAACCATATGGATAAATCAATCATTGTTAAAGATGTATCGAAAAAATACAAACTATACTCGAAACCAGCGGAGCGTCTCCTCGATTTGCTGTTGCCGAAAAATTACGGCGAAGACTTCTACGCCTTGAAAAATGTCAATTTTGAAGCGGAAAAAGGGGATGTAGTCGGCTTCGTTGGGATAAACGGCTCTGGGAAATCTACACTGTCTAATATCATTGCCGGCATCGTTCCTGAAACGTCGGGAACGGTCGAGGTAAATGGTCAAGCAGCGTTAATTGCCGTAGCGTCTGGCCTGAAAGGGGATTTATCAGGTCGAGAAAATATCGAATTGAAATGTTTAATGCTCGGATTTTCAAAGAAAGAGATTCAAGAATTAGAGCCGAAAATTATTGAATTTGCTGAGCTTGAAAAGTTTATCGATCAGCCTGTTAAATCGTATTCAAGCGGCATGAAATCCAGGCTCGGCTTTGCTATATCCGTCAACATTGACCCGGATATTTTAATTATTGATGAAGCCCTATCTGTAGGAGACAAGGCTTTTGCGGAGAAGAGCTTAGCGAAGATGAAGGAATTTAAAGAAAAAGGGAAAACGATGATCTTCGTAAGCCACTCGATTGGGCAGATGAAAAAGTTTTGCGAAAAGATATTATGGCTGGAGTTTGGCCAAGTGAAGGATTACGGCACCGTAGAAGAGATATTACCGAGATATGAGACGTTTCTAAGTGAATGGAAAAAGATGTCCAAAAAAGAAAAACAAATATACCGAAAAACAGCCTTACATGAGTTAAACCAAAAACCAGTTCGAACCTAATCGAAGACCCGACCTTAGCCGATTACGAAAGCTAAGGTCTTTTTTTCTGCAATTGTTTGCCAATTGTTCAAACGTTTGATCAATGGCATAATGGAATTGAAAGAGTTGTAGATTTGAGCATAGAATAGATCCTGTTGAGAGGGTTGTAAATATGAATCCGAAACTAGCACGTACAAATATTATGGGAATCCCATTTGTGAAAAATAATAGAGAAGAGCTCCTCCAACAATCTATTTATCCCCGCTTACGTGAAGGGGAGAAGCAGTTTATCGTGACGGCCAATCCGGAAATTGTGATGAGGGCGAATGAGGATCCTTCATATAAAGAACGAATTCAGCAAGCTGATTACGTGTTACCAGACGGTGCAGGCATTGTCATTGCGTCGAAATGGCTAAGAGATCCGGTAGAAGAACGGATTACCGGTTTTGACTTAATGTGTAAGCTGCTAGACTATGCACAAGAAAACGGGCTATCTTGTTATTTTCTAGGTGCGAAAGAAGAAGTGAATACGAAAATGATCGGTCGTCTCATTCAAATGTATCCTAAGCTGAAAATTGCGGGCTATCATCATGGATACATTACACTTGATGACGAAACGATCGTGAACGAAATGAAGGAAACAAAGCCAGATCTAGTATTTGTCGCTCTCGGCTTTCCCCGCCAAGAAGAATGGATTCACATGCACTACCATAAGTTTGAGAAAGGGTTATTTATGGGTGTAGGTGGGAGTTTCGATGTGCTGGCCGGAGTAGTCGATAGGGCGCCAAAGTTTTGGATCCGCTTAAACATGGAATGGTTTTACCGCCTTGTGAAGCAACCATTCCGTTGGAAGCGTGTGTTAAAGGTGTTTGAATTTATGTTGCGCATTATCGTGAAGAAATACTAAAGGACGACCTTCTCTTATACAGGAAGTCGTCCTTTTTATTTTACGTCTGAGATAAATTGTTCGATTAACTTAAGGATATGTTCCTTTCCGGACCTGTACGGTTTCGGTTCGAATGACTCTGCCTCTTTTATCATATCCTCTAGACGGTCTTGTTCATGCCACGCTAATATATGTCCCTTTTTGGTAAACACGTCAACGAGTTCTAACTGATGATCATCGTTATGTTCCCCATGCTTTTTTAAACGAGGTGCAGCGATGACTTTTTTTCCTTTTTTCACTCCACTTATAATCGATCCGGACCCGGCATGGGAGATAATAAGTCGGGCTTGGTCATAGAGGAGGTCCATTTTATCAAAGCTGAAGAAAGGCTTTAACGTCATAACGTCACTTTCATATTTCGTATGCCCGCATTGCACGATAATCTCATCTTCAATCAGTCCCTCCTGCTTCACTCGTTCCACTTCTTG encodes:
- a CDS encoding bifunctional glycosyltransferase/CDP-glycerol:glycerophosphate glycerophosphotransferase; the protein is MKKISVILPVLEAGTKWEDCLHSIVHQTYKQIEILLLYDKTDELLNENIEFQKNNHENVTTYHIDRSKGVGVARNVGIEHASGDYLYFVHSDDYLNCNTLEELIHNIEESPMIKGKIVNPAKHPHTNELEGELYQEGTVSQFQDIDKLFQDRTILHCLIAKSFIDEYNLRFSEVVQAYTDFSFIVPIMLKVKQIPVANKAIYYRRSTLTYKRSAGEAIEDFLKQYHSLKRETKANQKAANYLDRHLLNYYRKTIVTHFKIGKNIDPVFPILVECMKQVDDSALADKSTILKREIKAINTNDIRKYKRVNKWHHRLRKVKWATKKRRNFYIQLYRSVFLRLPKKENIVVFESFLGKNYSDSPKYIYEQMLKQRTNYTFIWIFNEPGKSLPGNPKQVKRFSLFYYYYLARAKYWVFNARSPVHLNKPKGTVFLQTWHGTPLKRLALDMEEVHMPGTNTRKYKRNFVKETRKWDYLISPNEYSTNIFRRAFQFEHEMLEYGYPRNDVLYGKDKEQRINQLKESLHIPQHKKVILYAPTWRDDEYYEKGKYKFTLKLDLQHLQEKLGDDYVILLRMHYLIAQDLDLTSVQEFAYDVSSYEDIGELYLISDVLITDYSSVFFDYANLKRPILFYTYDLDKYKDQLRGFYIDMETEVPGPLLKTTEEVVDALVNIDSIEQQYADKYQSFYETFCSWDNGEASRCVVEKVFPLKP
- a CDS encoding ABC transporter permease, yielding MKSAITVIKEQFKHFYLIRRLSLYELKSSNNNNYLGMAWEIINPLIQVMIYWFVFGYGIRQREAIEVADGMAVPFLQWMLAGIIIWFFFYQSTIQASKSIYTRLRMLSKMNFPMSVIPNYVIFSQFYIHIVMALITIIIFQFSGYPINVYYIQLIYFLFATFAFIYALALITSTLSTIVRDVHMFLNATLRMLLYLSPILWTLTVLPSSIQTIMKLNPLYYLIEGYRSGLLGLGWYFVEHWQYTLYFWGLTLLLFFVGASLHVKFRRHFIDFL
- the tagH gene encoding teichoic acids export ABC transporter ATP-binding subunit TagH, encoding MDKSIIVKDVSKKYKLYSKPAERLLDLLLPKNYGEDFYALKNVNFEAEKGDVVGFVGINGSGKSTLSNIIAGIVPETSGTVEVNGQAALIAVASGLKGDLSGRENIELKCLMLGFSKKEIQELEPKIIEFAELEKFIDQPVKSYSSGMKSRLGFAISVNIDPDILIIDEALSVGDKAFAEKSLAKMKEFKEKGKTMIFVSHSIGQMKKFCEKILWLEFGQVKDYGTVEEILPRYETFLSEWKKMSKKEKQIYRKTALHELNQKPVRT
- a CDS encoding WecB/TagA/CpsF family glycosyltransferase, encoding MNPKLARTNIMGIPFVKNNREELLQQSIYPRLREGEKQFIVTANPEIVMRANEDPSYKERIQQADYVLPDGAGIVIASKWLRDPVEERITGFDLMCKLLDYAQENGLSCYFLGAKEEVNTKMIGRLIQMYPKLKIAGYHHGYITLDDETIVNEMKETKPDLVFVALGFPRQEEWIHMHYHKFEKGLFMGVGGSFDVLAGVVDRAPKFWIRLNMEWFYRLVKQPFRWKRVLKVFEFMLRIIVKKY
- the pssE gene encoding PssE/Cps14G family polysaccharide biosynthesis glycosyltransferase; translated protein: MIFVVLGTHELPFPRLLQEVERVKQEGLIEDEIIVQCGHTKYESDVMTLKPFFSFDKMDLLYDQARLIISHAGSGSIISGVKKGKKVIAAPRLKKHGEHNDDHQLELVDVFTKKGHILAWHEQDRLEDMIKEAESFEPKPYRSGKEHILKLIEQFISDVK